A stretch of DNA from Ranitomeya variabilis isolate aRanVar5 chromosome 1, aRanVar5.hap1, whole genome shotgun sequence:
gcgacatggcgtctgatctcaattccagacaattctgcattgaaaaagtaaaacagtgctccttcccttctgagctctcacgtgtgcccaaacaggggtttaccccaacatatggggtatcagcgtactcaggacaaattggacaacttttggggtccaatttctcctgttaccctttggaaaatacaaaactgggggctaaaaattaatttttgtggaaaaaaaatgattttttattttcacggctctgcgttataaactgtagtgaatcacttgggggttcaatgttctcacaacacatgtagataagttccttggggggtctagtttccaatatggggtcatttgtggggggtttctactgtttaggtacattaggggctctgcaaacgcaatgtgacgcctgcagaccattccatctaagtctgcattccaaacggccctccttcctttccgagctctgccatgcgcccaaacagtggttccttcccacatatggggtatcagcgtgctcaggacaaattggacaacatcttttgtggtccaatttctcctgctacccttgggaaaatacaaaactgggggctaaaaataatttttgtggaaaaaaaataatttttattttcacggctctgcgttataaactgtagtgaaacacttgggggttcaacgctctcacaacacatctagaaaagttccttagggggtctactttccaaaatggtgtcacttgtgggggtttttaatgtttaggtacatcaggggctctccaaacgcaacatggcatcccatctcaattcctgtcaattttgcattgaaaagtcaaacggcgctccttcccttccgagctctgccatgcgcccaaacagtggtttacccccacatatggggtatcatcgtactcaggacaaattggacaacaacttttgcggtccaatttcttcttatacgcttgggaaaataaaaaattggggacgaaaagatcatttttgtgaaaaaatatgattttttatttttacggccctgcattataaacttctgtgaggcacttggtgggtcaaagtgctcaccacacatctagataagttccttagggggtcttctttccaaaatggtgtcacttgtggggggtttcaatgtttaggcactttagtggctctccaaacgcaacatggcgtcccatctcatttcctgtcaattttgcattgaaaagtcaaatggcgctccttcccctctgagctctgccatgcgcccaaacagtggtttacccccacatatgggtatcggcatactgaggacaaattgtacaataacttttggggttcattttctcctgttacccttagtaaaataaaacaaattggagctgaattaaattttttgtgaaaaaaagttaaatgttcatttttttttaaacattccaaaaatttctgtgaaacatctgaagggttaataaacttcttgaatgcggttttgagcaccttgaggggtgcagtttttagaatggtgtcacacttggttattttctatcatatagacccctcaaaatgacttcaaatgtgatgtggtgcctaaaaaaaaatggtgttgtaaaaatgagaaattgctggtcaacttttaacccttataactctctaacaaaaagggcataaaaattcaaatttggaaaattgcaaaattttcaaaatttttgccaaatttccatttttttcacaaataaacgcaggtaataacaaataaattttaccactttcatgaagtacaatatgtcacgagaaaacaatgtcagaatcatcaggatccgttgaagctttccagagttataacctcataaaaggacagtggtcagaattgtaaaaattggtccggtcattaatgtgcaaaccacccttttggcttaaggggttaaacatctttAATAAAACCTTGGATTTTATATTTACCTTCTGCTTGGCTGGATACTCCATTTCTTTCTTTGTTACTACGTCTGGTCCGGGGCAACTCTGTGCGAGGCTTCATGGTTGTCCTGCTACAACATATCGGTGAGCTGACTCTCCTTTCCCCTTTCCCATATATTCTATAGACTAAGATAGGTACACATTTGTATGTGAAAAACGGACATCTATATGAAGACCAACATTTACAGCAGTactgtggctcagtggctagcactattACTCCGGAGCATTGGGatcctgggatcaaatcccaccaagcgcaacatcttcaaggagtttgtatgttctcggtgtttgtgtgggtttcctccgggttcttcagGTTCCACCCACATTATAATTACATACTGATAGGTAACCTACATTgatagccccagtggggacagtgatgatgatgtctgtaaagtgctgtggaattaatggtgccatataagtgagtaaaataaatttaCAAATGTGTGAATAATTGTCTATAGTCCTCCACATTTGAGAAAGGATGATTCTACTTTTCTCACAAACTGATCTACCATAGGTTTATATGATGAAAAAATAGAATccatttaatgttaaaatgtaccaaCCCTTTACATTTATAGATAGGATGGATAGAGGGTATCAGGAAAAAAAGTAATTTATCAACACAAGTTCTTCTGCAATACAGACTCTATGTAACAaccccatttttttttatatacacgaGGCCCAATTGTCCTTGATTAAACAATAACAAAAAGATCACACTGTACAATCATTCCAATAAATATTAATAGTTGCACTGAGAAATTAAATTACAAGATAAGGGAGACTGCTTCTACCAACCAGTGGTATACAGAACATCTGCTTAAAATGGACATAATGTATTAAGCATTTCCTCAACAGCTTTAAATAACATCATCTGGTGTCCATGATGACCTCTATTATATTTCCCATTATAATTTGTTTTTCTGAAAATTTTACTGTCTTGACTTGCTTTTAAATTTTGACTTGCTTTTAAAGTGCACGTACCCCCTCTCCCAGGTCTCTAGTAGTCCTCATACTCTTCACCAGCTATTGCAGCggccagtgctgctagtgcttcagCCACATCTGGATCTATATCATCTTCTAGGACTTCCCCATTTGTAACCACTTTTCTTTTACTGGAACCTCTTGCTGCATTTCTTTCGATCATGAGGTCAATCAATGACGGGAATCTTGACCTCTCTATTGGAACATGTTCATTTGATTGGGAACTGGATCCAGGGTCAGCTTTGTCTGGAGGATCTTTGTTGGGGTCCTGTACATAGTTTGCCTCTTTAGGAAGACTATCAAATTGTATAACTTTTCCAATGTCAGTGGAGGACTCTAAGTTTAAATCACTAGTTTTGACCTCAAGTATTGCACTTTCCGTAAGAGAAATATTTTCCAGTATTGATCCAGACAGCTCATGTTGCATGCATTCTGGCTCGTCTGAATTGGCTGTGTGGTCATTTGGTATATGTTGGCTGGAAAGATGAGTTGACGTCAAGTTGTCAGTAGATTGGGAGGAATAATCATCTTGTTCTTTGACATCTTCTATGAAGTTCTCATTTAAAGCTACATATGGTGAGAAACTTGGTTCCGTGGAGTCGGCATCATCCTTTTTAGCATTGATCTTTTCTGGCGGATTGTACAAATCATGTGAATCAGTGAATCTGTCTCGTTCAATTATGTTGTACCCCTCATTCATAAGTTCACTGATCTTTATAGTTGGTGACTTGGATCGGTCATGCTCGTAGCTGCGTGCTTCATTCACATGTCCATTTGGCGGTAGTTCTTGTGGCTTGAACATATAACTGAAAGACACCAGAATATGACTTCATATAGAATATTACTTCAAAACATATATGCGAATATAAAAATAtactttgtaccatgttagccagtagatagaaaaatattaagatttgagagtcctcagtagtgttgagcattccgatgctgcaagtatcgggtatcggccgatacttgctgtatcggaattccgataccgggattccgatactcttgtggtatcgggtatcgggtatcggaacaacattaatgttaaaatgtgtaaaatagagaattaaaataaaaaatatcgctatactcacctgtctgacgcagccgggacctcagcgcaggaaccggcagcgttgtttgtttaaaattcccgcttttacatggttacgcgaagtcccggcttgtgattggtcagggcggccatgttgccgggccgcggaccaatcacagcaagccgtgacgaaaatacgtcacggcttgctgtgattggtccgcgtcccggcaacatggccgccattaaccaatcaca
This window harbors:
- the PGCKA1 gene encoding PDCD10 and GCKIII kinases-associated protein 1; this encodes MGCNCCRMLNSYMFKPQELPPNGHVNEARSYEHDRSKSPTIKISELMNEGYNIIERDRFTDSHDLYNPPEKINAKKDDADSTEPSFSPYVALNENFIEDVKEQDDYSSQSTDNLTSTHLSSQHIPNDHTANSDEPECMQHELSGSILENISLTESAILEVKTSDLNLESSTDIGKVIQFDSLPKEANYVQDPNKDPPDKADPGSSSQSNEHVPIERSRFPSLIDLMIERNAARGSSKRKVVTNGEVLEDDIDPDVAEALAALAAAIAGEEYEDY